The following nucleotide sequence is from Anas platyrhynchos isolate ZD024472 breed Pekin duck chromosome 39, IASCAAS_PekinDuck_T2T, whole genome shotgun sequence.
tccactgcggtgtgtatggtctaccgagggaagcaacccctatgggtattgactgccgagtgagagggcctcgactggacttctcccacactaaggtcaggttgtcctgagaaaataacataagaaccttttttttaacctatataaaattgtgattcgttttccaggagctggatcaccctgacaggccgaacggtaacacaagcctgaatcgaccctgaaggtgtttgcctattatgatccagctacgtgggcagaagacagatcgtgggactataggaccccagtatatatacttaatagaataattaggttattagctgtaatagaaatcgttataaatgatgagaactactttgtatcaaaatttcctagctttggattatttactagcacaagaaggagaagtctgtggaaaatttagctttagtaattgctgtttaaaaattgataaaaagggtgtttcttcctagtagctgatagaatgttatgttctggtttaggatgagaagaatgttaataatatgctgatgttttaattgtttttaattgttacagagcagtgcttacaccaagccaaggaccaagccaaattcagcttctcactgtcctgccagcaggcaggctgggaggagggccggactgctcggggttaggttgggcatcggacagcaggtggtgagcaattgcattgtgcatcacttgtttcgtacacattattactagtagtaatattatcatcattattattgttattattattattattattttcttgtttttatctcaactcacaggcttcactttcccatttctctctcccatcccagagaaggagagggggaaggtgagcgagcaaacacaaacctggaaggatatggaatgggatttattttcatggctgcctggtggaccatgggttaaaagagtgttatttttattgttatgtggtgtaaagatgttattgtctataccttgtatgataccttgtcttacattattaatacaccgggcgataaatagtacattggtaataacttcgttaaaaaaggaagggaatatgtcaattatgatgcttaagaactggaccctccgagaacaaactgatgaaatccaattattaataacagaagagacacgaattggggatattaaaaagaagataagggattgtgaggaatgttttaacaatttcaattcgtgtccataaattcgtgtccataaattcatgtgcataaagaataattctgtttgaatcctgtctgcctctgggccctgcactggcaatttagttcttgaaccacagatgcagtgtgtcccagtctccccctcattctagtcaatttatcacgtcttcagaaaacactccttaaatttaggaacctgtttgcttttgttattcctgacttctagttctaacagttacagccttttttcctgtcttcttcgagattaacttaacactgctatagatgtgtctgtgaatggctggggaagaatgttttaattactcgtgaagcgtcaaataagaaagctgtttgtgtttgatgtctgggaggtttagaacaactgataacaactagtgacagttatgagatactatgtggatccttCGTATCTGGCCGGGGGGGccaatcctaatttgaatcctgagccatttataacactgagaagtgcttgcacagcatcaaggccCTCTCTGCTTCTCACTCTGCCCCAGGAGACAGTTGGTTGCAGGTgggcaagaggctgggaggagaacCTGCAGTGACAGCTGACCACCAGTGAATTTCTGATGGATTTCTTTTTGGGTTTATCTACACAGGAAGCCATCTTCTATCCAAAAATATTTGACTTCTAGGGCGctaggaaaaatattatttaaacaaaagtgaaatcatgaaagaaaatacagacatttaATAATAGAAGATATCacgttattttatttcttagaaaATCCTGGATTTCTAATATTAGGCATAGTATTATAGGTGAATTTGCTGACAATGTGTGTATTCAAGTAGAGTCCTGATGGAATCCCTTAGTTCCcagttcctcatgctgtagatgagggggttcgcTGCTGGAGGAACCATGGTGTACAGAACTGtgaccaccaggtccagggatgaggaggagatgaaggggggcttcaggtaggcaaacatggcagTGCTGACCATCAGGGAGACGACGGCCaagtgagggaggcacgtggaaaaggctttgtgccggccctgctccgacggcatcctcagcactgtcctaaagatctgcacataggacagcacaatgaaaacaaaacaaccaaagcctaaagaaacactaaacgcaagtgccccaacttccctgaTGTAGgcatgtgagcaggagagcttgaggatctgggggatttcacagaagaactggtccaaaacattgccttggcagaagggtagggaaaatgtgttggccgtgtgcaggacagcattgagaaagccactgccccaggcagctgctgccatctgggcacaagctctgctgcccacgaggctcctgtagtgcaggggcttgcagatggcaacatagcggtcgtaggccatgatggtgagaatagAATATTCTGCTGatataaagaagagaaagaataagacctgtgcagcacagccttgacaGGCAGATGGTTCAACCTTTGTGTAACTGTGCTATCTCTGACATGATAGTAGTATTATGAGCTGTGGGAACGTTTGGATAAtacaggagtaaccagttgaatgGAACTGCAacacagagtcacagaaaaacagtgggtggaaggctgccagattctgctttttctgttcttcattccCATGCATGCTGTCGGTTTGTCTGGAGCTGGGTCCTGAATTAAGATTAACATGGCGCTGTGCAGGTcaaaattagaagggccaaagcccagctgcagctccatcTGTCTATGACTCTCAAAGACAATAAACACTGCttatagaaatactttaaataaaagaggatTAAGGAGAATCATCATCCTTCATTAGACATGGGGGAAATCTGGTAATATTCTAGAGATAAggtaaaggctgaggtacttaattccttctttgcctcagtttctagcagcaagaccagttgttcccctggatatttcttcttccttgtagCCAGTGCCAACCATCCGTGGTGCACtttgtggcatttttttctctcctgctctttcctactaccaaaggaagctccatcagggtggaaaccactcctgaagcaggcatcccaacccagcaggctccttgaggcctctcagccaaccagacacaagtcacctcagcagcagcttccaagccaggggcctgctgctggccttgcagcttcttggctagacacagccaagccttgtccctgctgctgcccagtaATGGACTCAGGCAGAAGGTacaggacaacccatgttggggccttctttctgcctggctcctcctgggtctggaggcagagaggatcccccagtcagcatgccaagcaggtgccttctgctggcctagcagggccactgccagatgtcagcccaaaagtgcagctcccagggagaaggcaaggctgacctgccacctccagacacaagtgacctcacagtccctttccatgacatgttcctgctgctgccctatcaagtgcagagacagaagttacctcacagtccctgccacaatcacattgctcctgctgggccATGAAACACTGAGGCAGAGCTCATCTCTCTCTTGTCCTCTATGGACTGAGGCTCAACTTTCTGGTTTAGAGAGTAAACAAAGTTTTAGTTGGAAggtttgctgttctgtttgtgGTGTCAGGTCTCTGGTCAGGTTATGGGCAAGCATTATGgcttagggttttgtttaggtttgtGAAGAAGTCTAGGgataaatagagcattttaatgtcAGTGTTAAGGGCAGGGAttagggtgagcaagagaggaaatgtaagaaaaagCGGCTATGTGCTGAGCTTTTCTTTAGGTGATATTTTGAATTCTGCTTTCCAATAGTCGATTCCTGTCAGGATGTTGCACTAATGTTTAGGTTGAGGGATTCTGTTGAAAATAGTTTACAAGCCCTACACGACTGTTTGAAATAAGTTTTACAGCAGCATCAACATTACATGAACCCTCTTACCTCTACAAAGGTAAGCTTCCGAGCTCCTCTTCACTTCCTCTTTCCGCACCCCAAATCtgacatctctcctggccaggctactcctgacctccccatatcagtcatctaactgggatcagctttctgatggctatCATTATATCAGAGTACCTGTCTCTCCTCTTTTGGCTACTCTATTCTGTGCTATTAGACTGCTCTAGACTCCAGACTCTCGACTCTGTTGGCTATTCTGGTCTGTTACTATGAAAGCCTCCTGTGGGAATTGTTAGGGCAGATAACTAAAAGCCAtgattacagacaggcaaaggcaCTGTCCTGAGAaatcttggtttgttttggtgacTCAGAAGGATcaaggcctgaccccagccactggaggagagatcctgcacccccagcatCCCCATGTCTCACTCTTCCTGGGGTCTCTGTGGCAGGGGGTGATGCCCGCAATACCATATGTGAAGGACAATGGTATGAGATCTTCCAGCGTTTGCGAAGGGCAGAAAGGAGAATTCATGGTCCCAATGCCATGAGTATAACACATCACCTCATAAGACATGGCCGAGGGGACAAAGATGTCGGTGCTGCAACAGCCTTCCTTTCTCGTCAgagccctctgccttctcctctgcacaCTTTCCTATGCTGTCCCACTCTTCCCTGAAGGCTGCAAAAGGCTGCAGACCGACAGTTCTCTTCCAAACATTGCTTTCACTCTGCTATTCCCATGATTTCACTGCTGCATCTCTATTCTCgccagctgttccttcaaacacaagggCATGGGCTGATCCAAACTCCCTCTGGGTGACCTCTGGACCCACAGCACaagtgccagtgcctcacctccaAGTCAAGAATTTCatctatctaatctaaatctaccctcttgaggtttaaaatcattccccttgtcctatcatagaatcacggaaatcatagaaacacaaatttggaaaggacctacaagacCATTTAGTCCAACCTTCCTATCACTAATAGGAAGGTTGAGAAGCTAATCAGCTACTAAATCATATCTCCTAGCACCTTGTCCTggtgcttcttgaactctgtgaGGGTCAGTGACTCctccacctccctgagcagacCATTCCAGTTCCCGACTGCTCTTTGAGAGAAGAAGATTTTTgtgatatctaatctaaacatccccaggcacaacttgtgCTCACTTCCTcgagtcctatcattagttatctgagagaagacACCAACCCCTGCCTTACATCAACCTctcttcaggaagttgtagagtgcaatgaggtctcccctgagcctcttcttctccagactaaacaatcccagccactcctcataagacctGTGCTCCAGAACCCTCAACAGTTTGAtttcccttctctggacatgttccaggacCTCAATGTCATTCTTGTAACGAGGGGCCAAAAACTAAACACAGTACtagaggtgtggcctcaccagagccgagttcaaggggatgatcacctccctgctcctgctggctgcactatttctagtacaggccaggatgcccttggccttcttggccatctGGGCACAcggctggctcatgttcagctgagCATCCAtcaacactcccaggtccttttcctcttcacagtcttctaaccactctgccccaagcctataGCATTGCATGGAGttattgtggccaaagtgcaggaccctgcacttggccttgttgaacctcatcccattcacCTCAACACAGCAATCCAGCctatccaggtccctctgaaggGCCACCTACAGATCCTCATGCGGATCATCACTAcctcccaacttggtgtcatctgcagacttactgagggtacactcaatcccctcatctaggtcatcaataaagacaTGAAACAAGATAGGTCGCAGTACTGACCCCTCGGAGAAACCACTTGTAACAGGATGCCAGCTGGACTAACCAAAAATCTTGGTTAAAAGCTCTGAGGAGGGTCTTTATGTATTTTGTATGGACAACAATGTCCATACAAAGttactgtactgggtctggctgggatgttaactttccctgcagcagcccatacagtgctgtgctctgcatgtggagctagaacagcagtgggatcacaccagtgctgtgtctgctgctgagcagagctcgcatagcatcaggactctctctaagcctcctagggggtgggcaaaaaagtgtgGGAAGTagatttgtgggaagtagagagtaatttctttcctctgcacttccacatagcctttatttgtgttgtttgtttttttgtttgtgtttcactttccccctcccttttccccttctttttccctttagttaaattatttagttcataataatctttctctattaataataataatgattacttaatgttataaatggctcaggattcaaattaggattaaataaaaaaataggatttattaaaagattataaaggaatagaggtaagcaaacagcgctgggtgcaccaggagtctctgctccaccaggacgcacaccagttacatcaagcagctgatttttatgcacctagactaatacatattcattactacttctaaaaaaagagattattaaaattagcttccggggtccagttcctcctactggagcatgcgcatcagtctcctctgggggtctctaggggtctttcatgctgaaggctcgtagtcttcctctcaccctttgtacttacttggcactattccaagtttatggaacactctctgtacactctccacaggtcttgtctcccaaccgtccttcagcttcttttttcttcctcttaatctcttggcccccctggccagataccaaggatcctcatagtatcccataacagtcactagttgttatcagttgttctgaaactcccagacatcaaacacaaacggctttcttatttgatgcttcacgagtaattaaaacattcttccccagccattcacagacacatctatagcagtgttaagttaatctcgaagaagacaggaaaaaaggccgtaactgttagaaatagaagtccggaataacaaaagcaaacaggttcataaatttaaggagtgttttctgaagacgtgataaattggctagaatgagggggagactggggcacactgcatctgtggttcaagaattaaactgccagtgcagggcccagaggcagacaggattcaaacagaattattctttatggacacgaatttatggacacgaattggaattgttaaaacattcctcacacttaatttccctttaattaaattttccATGTCTCAATCCATGAGTTGTTccttactttacttcttccccttttcatctaaggagagagagtgagagagaggttgtggtgtttagctgcccagcacggtaacaCCTCCACActtctgccccagcaggaggaatgtgactggcagggactgtgaggctacttctgcctctgcagttgatagggcagcagcagaaacgtgtcacagaaagggactgggaggtcacttgtgtctggaggtggcaggtcagccttgacttctccctgggatctgcacttttgggctgacatctggcagtggccctgctaggccagcagaaggcacctgcttggcatgctgactgggggatcccctctgcctccagagccaggaggacccagacagaaagaaggccccaacatgggttgtcctgtcccttctgcttgagtccatgagtgggcagcaggaggcacaaggcttggctgtgtgtaGCCAAGAaactgcaaggccagcagcaggcccctggcttggaagatgctgctgaggtgacttgtgtctggttggctgagaggcagcaaggagcctgctgggttgggatgcctacttcaggagtggtttccactcTGATGGAGTTTTCTTTGgcagtaggaaagagcaggaaagaaaaaaatcaatacaaacCGCCCTAGAAGGTTGGCActggccatgaggaggaagaaatgtccaggggaacaactggtcttgctgctacagactgaggcaaagaaggcataaaGTGCCTCAGACTTTACCTCATCCCTTGTAACCAcgttttccccccaaaatcctaTAAAGAATGATGATGCTCCTTAATACACCCTTATTTTcggtatttatataaatattttttattgtctttgacaGTAATAGATGAATTGAGCTCCAGCTGGACTTTGGCTCTTCTAATTTTGACATGCAAAGCCCCGTAGCATTCAGGACACATCTCcagacaaactgacagcatgcatgagaagaaAGCACAGTAAATGTGGAACCTGACAGCCTTCCATCCCCTACCTTCTGTGACTGTCCTGCAATGCCATTTAGCTGGTTACTCCTGAATTATCCAAATTTCCCTGGaattcttgctgctgctgctgtctcttcAGAGATAGCACAATCACACGAAGGTTGAACTGTCTGTCTGCTGACATTAagagctgacagaatggagcatcactGTGGGTGAACCTCGAGAAGCTgtaggattttgcctacagaaacctcttgacatttagAAGGAGAAGAGCCCAGACCTGTACCAGAGGAAGAgaaaccccacacatcagggcagacagGGACggtgctgagtgagcagtgcccaggaggaggagggcctgggcaccataagggatgccatacgagtaatggtgcctgctcaccaggaaccaggccagcttcctatAGAGCTGCCTTGTGAGATATTTGTATCCATGGCTATGGCTATTGTCTCTGCCACTAAAGCATTTGAAGAGAAAGCTAATCACTAAAGCAACAGAGCCTAATTAACTCCTCGTTCACCCATGAAGCAGGCAGGGCTCATACCATTGTCCTGCACTTTGCAATGCACATCCTCATCTTCCAGTGTCCCAGGAAGAGCTCTAAGCAAGGTATGAAGGGAAAGATCTCCCTTCCTTTTGTTGGGAGTCAAGGCCTgacccttgtgcttggtgacacacatccagtttGTCTACACATCgctgtcaccttcacattgcctttgtctccttgtcctcactgcctccagggttctgctctaagGAGATCTGGGTCATTGCTGGCcttcagggggacactgcaggaaacttgcctctgacttggacctctggagagatgtcttcaattgtctctgagtgcctgaggttcgtgggctcatcagcaaagcccccagagaggtgattgcagtgccttgggctggtgctgtgctgctgagctgggccgggctcctgggacagagagagctgctggaaagagtgccctggtgcagagagacagctgtgcccaggagcagctcctctgcacagcgcagcagggctgggggctctgaccacAGGTGGCACCCAGGTAGAAAGGGATTCCAGGCAGCATGGAGGGTGTGCGCAGAGGAGACCTCAGTGCAGGAGAACGTACAAGTTTTCACTTCGAGTGCAGCAGAATGCCCAGGATTTATGCCTTAAAAACACTCCTCTGGTGGTGGGGCAGCAGAACAAAgagtacaaataaaaacaaacaagaaacaaataagtaaataaatctcCATGCGTCTGCTCTGTGATGAACTAGGAGCAAAACTGGGGAATTCCCATCAATACCAGGAGTGAAGTGAATCTAAGATTACCCCATGTTCCTACCATGTTGCTACCTAGAGCTGTAGTGCAGGACTGATGCTTCCACTGCCCACAGAAGAGCACTCTTCTCCCAGAGAGACTCGGAATCATCTGGAAGTCATTAAAGGGACCTTCAAAATAACTGCCTGCAAGTGGAAAGTCTGTTTGAtgcttttaaatgagaaaattgaATTATCCTCTGGTAAGTCTGTTGTGTATTACATGTAttactatttttctctttgtgcagGACCACATCACAGAAATAACAGATGTCCAACAGAAGCTCAGTCACTgagttcctgctgctggcattcgcagacacacacgagctgcagctcctgcacttcgtgctcttcctgggcatctacctggctgccctcctgggcaacggcctcatcttcagcgccgtagcctgcgaccaccgcctccacacccccatgtacttcttcctcctcaacctcgccctcctcgacctgggctgcatctccaccactctgcccaaagccatggccaatgccctctgggacaccagggccatctcctatcaaggctgtgctgctcaggtctTTCTATTTGTCTTCTTTATCacagcagagtattcccttctcactgtcatggcctatgaccgctacgttgccatctgcaagcccctgcactacgggagcctcgtgggcagcagagtttgtgcccagatggcagcagctgcctggggcagtggctttctcaatgctgtcctgcacacggccaacacattttccctgccctttTGCAAAGGCAATGCTGtgaaccagttcttctgtgaaatcccccacatcctcaagctctTCTGTTCAGATGTCTACCTCAGAGAAGTCTGGGCtcttgtgtttagtgtttctttagcatttggttgttttgttttcattgtgttgtcctatgtgcagatcctcagggcagtgctgaggatgccctctgagcagggccggcacaaagccttttccacgtgcctccctcacctggccgtggtctcactgtttgtcagcactatcatgtttgcctacctgaagcccccctccatttcctctccatccctggacctggtcgtgtcatttctgtactcggttgtgcctccagcactgaaccccctcatctacagcatgaggaaccaggagttCAAGTATGCAGTGAGGAAACTCTTTGGATACATGTTTCTTTGCAATCATTGTCTGTGAGTTCCCTGATTATTTCAGGAACTGTGAGGAAAAATTTTGTTAATATATTtctctataaatattttctacatATTATTTGTTCTGATTTAAATGATGTTATCCTTAACCTGCTACCtaattatcttatttttattttttcatttatagtcATCTACTCAGTCATCATACCCAGTCATCTAATTACTGAAAGAAGCAGGTTCTGTAGagaaacacaattaaaaaatgtaaataaaacaaaacattagaaCTACACTGTTATCAGCTGCCATCTCTTGCCATACCCTCTGGAGCTGGGgtagcagccccagcacacaggaggggctcagggccaagagcccagctgctaCATGGAGTTTGGGTTGGGACTGCTGCTttcctggagccatggccatggccagcagcaggacgtggccttttcactgctgctctcttctgGCTTCCAGTGTGTTCTCCTGTGCTCTTTTATTTGGACAAGCTTTCAGATCTCATGTACCTTGCTGACAGACGTGTTTTCTCTGCAGTGGCATCCTTGTgagtgcaggcagcagcaggcactgtgcaacCCTGGGTTACAGCTGGCCTCCCTGCTAGCACCACAGTAACAGGAGGGTATTGCTCTGGGCAAACCCAGAAGCCTGGACACCTCTCCAAAGCTGCTGCCTGGAATACAGCCAAGAGGttgctccctgctcttctgttttctggggtTCTAGTGCCGGGTTCTTCACCTGGGGctcaacaaccccaagcagagctacaggctgtgAGACGAGTGGTTTGAGaactgcctggcagagaaggacctgggagtactggttgatagtcggctgaatatgagccagtagtgtgctcagatggccaagaaggccaatggcatcctggcttgtgtaagAAGCAGtgaggccagcagggctagggaagtgattgtccccctgaaCTCAGTTGAGGTACTGGGAGGAGAGTGATGTAACCACTTGAGAAgctaaagtcagaaggaaaatttgaagttacttggagtattaatgggccccactgagggctgttactaacaaagcctccccagggccttgttagggcagataattggaggccatgtttacagacaggcaaagcactgtgctgagaaaaatcTTGGTTGGTTTTAGCGAAGCAGAAGGGCCAAGGCCTGACCACGGCCACTGGGAGAAGAGACCCTGCACCCCCCTGTCTGGCTCAGGGCTAGTCTTGGGGTTTGTGGGATGTGGTGGGTACAGTGATGCTACTTCATGATGACACCTCCGCACCCCTGCACAGTGCTGCAAGGAAGCAAAGCcaacagtcagcatgccaagcaggtgccttctgctggcctagcaggaccactgccagatgtcagcccaaaagtgcagatcccagggagaaggcaaggctgacctgccacctccagacacaagtgacctcccagtccctttgtgtgacacgttcctgctgctggcctatcaagtgcagagacagaagtgaccgcACAGTCACTGcaacagtcacattcctcctgttggggcaggagatcctggagcagagctgagctcctcagagcattcccacccatctcttccttcatttttcccacaagctgatcagatcagggtgagcaagagacTAAAGATAAATGGCTATGGGCTGAGTTCTGGCTTCAAGGGATACTTTGAG
It contains:
- the LOC140001216 gene encoding olfactory receptor 14C36-like, translating into MSNRSSVTEFLLLAFADTHELQLLHFVLFLGIYLAALLGNGLIFSAVACDHRLHTPMYFFLLNLALLDLGCISTTLPKAMANALWDTRAISYQGCAAQVFLFVFFITAEYSLLTVMAYDRYVAICKPLHYGSLVGSRVCAQMAAAAWGSGFLNAVLHTANTFSLPFCKGNAVNQFFCEIPHILKLFCSDVYLREVWALVFSVSLAFGCFVFIVLSYVQILRAVLRMPSEQGRHKAFSTCLPHLAVVSLFVSTIMFAYLKPPSISSPSLDLVVSFLYSVVPPALNPLIYSMRNQEFKYAVRKLFGYMFLCNHCL